In a single window of the Petrotoga olearia DSM 13574 genome:
- a CDS encoding Rpn family recombination-promoting nuclease/putative transposase, giving the protein MSNPIKDSIFKELFEDRTIFYDFLKAFLPKEITKQIKETDLKREQTELIGKDFSIKRSDILYKIEKRNAPKGVQGNAPKGVQGNGQDVYIYLLLEHQSKVDQLMAFRMLAYKVRIWEQYVKSHKKESEQKGFKLPVIIGMVFYDGKAKWTSPTDVKDKITKIKNMEEYLIKANYELINLSNIKEETIINMKKALGVILLTDKPNVRVKNAEELLKIINKDIILKLPEEEQEKFDKHRNAFIELFGKRTDYEEIEERYEELKEMEVPKMFNTLEEIAKRDREKAKVEGKLEERKELIIEILNQRFGKDFDKRLEEKIRNANEEAINQIKKNILNITLDELKEILK; this is encoded by the coding sequence ATGTCTAATCCAATAAAAGATTCCATATTCAAAGAATTATTTGAAGACAGAACCATATTCTATGACTTTCTAAAAGCCTTTCTACCAAAAGAGATAACAAAACAAATAAAAGAAACAGATTTAAAACGTGAACAAACTGAACTAATAGGCAAAGACTTTTCCATAAAAAGATCGGACATACTATACAAGATAGAGAAGAGAAACGCCCCGAAGGGGGTTCAAGGAAACGCCCCGAAGGGGGTTCAAGGAAACGGTCAAGATGTATACATATACTTATTGTTAGAACATCAAAGTAAAGTTGACCAATTGATGGCATTCAGGATGTTGGCATACAAAGTAAGAATATGGGAACAATATGTAAAAAGTCACAAAAAAGAATCAGAGCAAAAAGGATTCAAACTACCAGTCATAATAGGGATGGTCTTTTACGATGGAAAAGCGAAATGGACATCGCCAACGGATGTGAAAGACAAGATAACAAAGATAAAAAACATGGAAGAGTATTTAATAAAAGCAAATTATGAACTAATAAATTTAAGTAATATAAAAGAAGAAACGATAATAAACATGAAGAAGGCACTAGGAGTAATCTTATTAACGGACAAACCAAACGTAAGGGTAAAAAACGCAGAAGAGTTGCTAAAGATTATAAATAAAGATATAATATTGAAATTGCCTGAAGAAGAACAAGAGAAATTTGATAAACACAGAAACGCATTCATAGAACTTTTCGGAAAGAGGACAGATTACGAAGAGATAGAAGAAAGGTACGAAGAGCTAAAAGAAATGGAGGTGCCAAAAATGTTTAACACATTAGAGGAGATAGCAAAAAGAGACAGAGAAAAAGCTAAAGTGGAAGGAAAACTTGAAGAAAGAAAAGAATTAATCATAGAAATTCTAAACCAAAGGTTTGGAAAAGATTTTGATAAAAGATTAGAAGAAAAGATCAGAAATGCAAACGAAGAAGCCATAAACCAAATAAAGAAAAACATTCTAAATATTACATTAGACGAACTAAAAGAAATATTGAAGTAG
- a CDS encoding alkaline phosphatase: MKKGILLVMLVLVVSLLSFAGDVKNVIFLIGDGMGPNEMLLSSYLEGRELYMMQMPYSGYAITYSADSNVTDSAAAGTALASGYKTDNGFIGMLPEGEVVPTIAEVLAEQGYKTGVIATSRITHATPAAYYGHTNDRDAEQVLAEQLVNSNLTVVLGGGWRYFDPTQRADRKDLISVAKENGFDYITTKQELWAYSGEKVLGLFSSSHMNSVTERTPAEPLLPEMTAKAIEILSKDDAPFFLMVEGSQIDWEGHDNDVFGVWKEMVEFDEAVKVALDFAKENPDTLVVVTADHETGGLGLSTGGYTMDLEMVRKYQKTTDWVIANSKNMEELKSNVKEYYGFELSEEEVAYLEAAGNKIEALSEITSARASIGWTTHDHTGALVPVFAFGPGAERFVGIMDNTDLPRKIASLLGVELSYPLVNVPNN; the protein is encoded by the coding sequence ATGAAAAAGGGTATTTTGTTGGTTATGTTGGTTCTTGTAGTGTCGTTGCTCAGTTTCGCGGGCGATGTGAAAAACGTGATATTTCTCATCGGTGATGGTATGGGCCCAAACGAGATGTTGTTATCGAGTTATTTAGAGGGTCGTGAGCTTTACATGATGCAAATGCCTTATAGTGGTTATGCCATCACTTATTCTGCTGATAGCAACGTTACCGATTCTGCAGCAGCGGGAACAGCTCTTGCCTCTGGTTACAAAACAGACAACGGTTTTATAGGAATGCTTCCAGAAGGTGAAGTCGTGCCAACAATAGCGGAAGTTTTAGCTGAGCAAGGCTACAAAACGGGCGTAATTGCAACTTCAAGAATAACTCATGCTACACCGGCGGCTTATTATGGTCATACGAACGATAGAGATGCTGAACAAGTATTAGCCGAACAGTTGGTTAACAGTAACCTCACCGTTGTTTTAGGAGGCGGTTGGAGATATTTTGATCCTACACAAAGAGCTGATAGGAAAGATCTTATATCTGTTGCAAAGGAAAACGGTTTTGACTATATAACAACTAAACAAGAGTTATGGGCTTACTCCGGAGAAAAGGTTTTAGGATTGTTCTCTTCAAGTCATATGAATAGCGTTACTGAAAGAACGCCTGCTGAACCACTTTTACCTGAGATGACAGCAAAAGCAATAGAGATTTTGTCAAAAGATGACGCTCCTTTCTTTTTGATGGTTGAAGGTTCTCAAATTGATTGGGAGGGTCACGATAACGATGTTTTTGGAGTTTGGAAAGAAATGGTTGAATTCGATGAAGCGGTGAAGGTTGCTTTAGATTTTGCAAAAGAAAATCCTGATACTTTGGTAGTTGTCACCGCTGACCACGAAACCGGGGGTTTGGGTTTATCAACAGGTGGATACACGATGGATTTGGAAATGGTTAGAAAATATCAGAAAACTACAGATTGGGTTATAGCTAATTCTAAAAATATGGAAGAGTTAAAATCCAACGTGAAAGAGTATTATGGATTTGAATTGTCAGAAGAAGAGGTCGCTTATTTGGAAGCCGCCGGTAACAAAATAGAGGCTTTATCAGAGATTACAAGCGCAAGAGCAAGTATTGGCTGGACAACACATGATCATACCGGTGCTTTGGTACCTGTATTTGCTTTTGGACCTGGAGCTGAGAGATTTGTAGGTATTATGGATAACACAGACCTTCCTAGAAAAATAGCCAGTTTGTTGGGAGTTGAGCTTTCTTACCCTTTAGTGAATGTACCAAATAATTAA